A region from the Silene latifolia isolate original U9 population chromosome 7, ASM4854445v1, whole genome shotgun sequence genome encodes:
- the LOC141590038 gene encoding protein FAR-RED IMPAIRED RESPONSE 1-like, giving the protein MTCHSHLSRGLIIINGQSLSVERLLLMKMRTRLNGCSPVSGAMGGKEPKYIITDQDLGILKAVPLVFKTVRHRYCMWHIMNKVPSKYGMARDDYSVFLKKLNAIIWDEDIEPAEFDTKWEEIGREHNVNNIDWFQEMYAKRRQWVMAHCRDLDMGGVMRTTQRSESENSFFKRFESKSGTLVEFTMRFDIAMDQSKDTHKSS; this is encoded by the coding sequence atgacaTGTCATTCACACCTTTCACGGGGGTTGATAATCATAAACGGTCAGTCACTTTCTGTGGAGCGCTTGTTGCTCATGAAGATGCGCACTCGTTTAAATGGGTGTTCACCCGTTTCGGGTGCGATGGGTGGCAAAGAGCCTAAGTACATTATCACCGATCAGGATCTTGGTATTCTTAAAGCGGTGCCATTGGTGTTCAAGACAGTGCGCCACCgctattgtatgtggcatatcatgaacaaggtTCCAAGCAAGTATGGAATGGCGAGAGATGATTATTCAGTGTTTCTAAAGAAATTGAATGCCATAATATGGGATGAAGACATTGAACCGGCAGAGTTCGATACAAAATGGGAAGAAATTGGCAGGGAACACAATGTTAATAACATTGACTGGTTCCAAGAAATGTACGCTAAAAGGAGGCAGTGGGTTATGGCTCATTGTAGGGACCTAGATATGGGAGGTGTTATGAGGACaacccaaagatcagagagcgaaaatagtttttttaagagatttgagagtAAGTCAGGAACATTAGTTGAGTTTACGATGCGTTTTGACATTGCGATGGACCAAAGCAAAGACACACACAAAAGCAGTTGA
- the LOC141592122 gene encoding vignain-like, with protein sequence MGYKKCILLVSLVMAMIIGLSQAFDYQPSDLESEESLWGLYERWRSHYTVSRDLDDKQKRFNVFKENVKHVHTVNQMDKPYKLKLNQFADLTNYEFRTLYAGSKISHHKMLHGKETKSSRDFMYASVTTVPPTVDWRKKGAVTPIKNQGQCGSCWAFSTVAATEGINQIKTGKLVSLSEQELVDCDRSQNEGCNGGLMELAFDFIKQKGGITTEANYPYTATDGSCNKAKMNYQVVTIDGHEKVPENDESALLKAVANQPVAVSIDAGGQDMQFYSEGVYTGQCGTELDHGVAAVGYGATVDGTKYWIVKNSWGEEWGEKGYIRFQRDIAAKEGLCGIAMDASYPIKNSKTSTFSNKDEL encoded by the exons atggGTTACAAAAAATGCATATTGCTAGTTTCTCTAGTTATGGCAATGATCATTGGACTATCCCAAGCCTTTGATTATCAACCCTCGGATCTCGAATCCGAGGAGAGTCTATGGGGCTTGTACGAGAGGTGGCGTAGCCACTACACTGTGTCGAGGGACCTCGATGACAAACAAAAGAGGTTTAATGTGTTCAAGGAGAATGTGAAGCATGTCCATACGGTTAACCAAATGGACAAGCCTTACAAGCTCAAGTTGAACCAGTTTGCCGACTTGACTAACTACGAGTTTCGGACACTCTATGCCGGATCCAAGATCAGTCACCACAAGATGCTCCATGGCAAGGAAACTAAGTCTAGCAGGGACTTTATGTATGCGAGTGTTACTACCGTTCCTCCCACGGTTGATTGGAGAAAGAAGGGTGCTGTTACCCCAATTAAGAACCAAGGCCAATGTG GAAGTTGCTGGGCGTTTTCTACAGTTGCAGCAACTGAAGGTATAAACCAAATAAAAACAGGGAAATTAGTGTCTTTATCCGAGCAGGAGCTTGTGGACTGTGACAGAAGCCAAAATGAAGGTTGCAATGGTGGGCTCATGGAGTTGGCATTCGATTTCATCAAGCAGAAGGGCGGTATCACTACCGAGGCAAACTACCCTTACACAGCAACTGATGGAAGTTGCAACAAGGCCAAG aTGAATTATCAAGTGGTGACAATTGATGGGCATGAGAAAGTACCTGAAAACGACGAGAGTGCCCTGCTCAAAGCTGTAGCTAACCAACCTGTAGCCGTTTCCATTGATGCCGGTGGTCAAGATATGCAGTTCTACTCTGAG GGCGTTTATACGGGGCAATGTGGCACGGAGTTGGATCACGGTGTGGCAGCCGTAGGCTATGGAGCAACCGTGGACGGGACAAAGTATTGGATTGTGAAAAACTCATGGGGTGAGGAATGGGGAGAGAAAGGTTACATCAGGTTTCAGCGTGATATCGCCGCTAAAGAGGGGTTGTGTGGAATTGCAATGGATGCTTCTTATCCAATCAAGAACTCTAAAACTTCTACCTTCTCCAACAAAGACGAACTTTAG